From Vitis vinifera cultivar Pinot Noir 40024 chromosome 3, ASM3070453v1, the proteins below share one genomic window:
- the LOC100248768 gene encoding endo-1,4-beta-xylanase 5, producing MMYGLPFCFLLLFFLADPPLAAPYDGPLYDFSAYTQCKTRAEGPLYNGGILKGARWDIPRVLADGVYSPAFVLRNLTTGTKYCFSSWVKIKGADSAPIRASLMSEKKTINCVGTVTARRGCWSFLKGGFVLDEPLDYSLLFFQNSDERAVDLAITSASLQPFTDQEWSTNQQYIINTERKRAVTIHVANTQGERLQGAEITVDQVSKDFPFGSAIAKTILGNLPYQNWFVKRFNAAVFENELKWYATEPDPGNITYALADQMLEFVRANQIVARGHNIFWEDPKYTPAWVRNLSGPALQSAVNNRIQSLMSKYKDEFVHWDVSNEMLHFDFYEQRLGPDATLHFYETAHESDPLATLFMNDFNVVETCSDVNSTVDAYISRLRELSRGGATMSGIGLEGHFTIPNPPLIRAILDKLATLQLPIWLTEIDISNTLSKETQAVYLEQVLREGFSHPSVNGIMLWTALHSYGCYQMCLTDNNFHNLPAGDVVDKILKEWQTGEIGGQTDDHGSYSFFGFLGEYQVTVRYGNRTANSTFSLCRGDETRHFSIQL from the exons ATGATGTATGGTCTGCCCTTTTGCTTCCTGCTTCTCTTCTTCCTTGCAGACCCTCCATTAGCTGCTCCTTATG ATGGGCCTCTATATGATTTTTCTGCCTACACTCAG TGCAAAACTCGGGCCGAGGGCCCTCTTTACAATGGTGGGATCCTCAAAGGCGCCCGCTGGGATATCCCACGTGTGCTCGCTGATGGTGTTTATTCTCCCGCCTTCGTCCTGCGCAACCTCACCACTGGCACCAAGTACTGTTTCTCCA GTTGGGTGAAGATAAAGGGTGCAGACTCAGCTCCTATAAGGGCAAGCCTAATgtcagaaaaaaaaacaatcaactGTGTAGGGACGGTTACTGCTAGGCGTGGATGCTGGTCTTTTCTAAAGGGTGGGTTCGTTCTTGATGAACCCTTGGATTACTCTCTCCTCTTCTTTCAG AATTCAGATGAGAGAGCTGTTGATTTAGCAATCACAAGTGCTTCTTTGCAGCCGTTCACCGATCAGGAGTGGAGCACAAATCAACAATATATAATCAACACT GAAAGGAAACGTGCAGTCACAATCCATGTAGCAAACACACAGGGAGAGAGGCTGCAAGGAGCAGAAATTACAGTAGATCAAGTCTCAAAGGATTTCCCATTTGGATCTGCTATAGCAAAGACCATTCTTGGGAATTTGCCTTATCAG AACTGGTTCGTGAAGCGATTCAATGCTGCAGTGTTTGAAAATGAGCTCAAGTGGTATGCAACAGAGCCTGATCCTGGGAACATCACCTATGCCTTAGCAGACCAAATGTTGGAATTCGTCCGAGCAAACCAGATTGTTGCTAGAGGGCACAATATCTTCTGGGAGGACCCCAAGTACACGCCTGCATGGGTTCGGAACCTTTCAGGCCCTGCCCTACAATCAGCTGTCAACAACAGGATTCAAAGTCTAATGAGCAAGTACAAAGATGAATTTGTACATTGGGATGTTAGTAATGAAATGCTTCACTTTGATTTCTATGAGCAGCGGCTAGGCCCTGATGCCACCCTGCATTTCTATGAGACTGCACACGAGTCAGACCCCCTAGCAACCCTCTTCATGAATGATTTTAATGTGGTGGAGACTTGCAGTGATGTGAATTCAACAGTGGATGCATATATTTCAAGGCTAAGAGAGCTCAGCAGGGGTGGAGCAACCATGAGTGGAATTGGCCTTGAGGGCCATTTCACAATACCAAACCCTCCTCTTATCAGGGCTATCCTAGACAAGTTGGCCACTCTGCAGCTTCCCATTTGGCTCACAGAAATAGATATCAGCAATACACTTAGCAAGGAAACACAG GCTGTATATCTAGAACAAGTACTGAGAGAAGGCTTTTCACATCCTTCAGTGAATGGGATAATGCTGTGGACTGCACTTCATTCATATGGGTGTTACCAAATGTGCCTAACagataataattttcataaccTCCCTGCTGGTGATGTGGTAGACAAGATCCTGAAAGAATGGCAAACTGGGGAGATAGGGGGTCAGACTGATGACCATGGTTCGTATAGCTTTTTCGGTTTCTTGGGTGAATACCAGGTTACTGTAAGATATGGCAACAGAACTGCAAATTCAACATTCTCTCTATGCAGAGGAGATGAAACCAGACACTTCAGCATTCAACTATAA
- the LOC100260696 gene encoding protein NUCLEAR FUSION DEFECTIVE 4, translating to MGFHLSPASSSRKWLGFVTAVWVQSISGNNYTFSNYSDALKSLMALTQLQLNNLSVAKDVGKAFGLLSGLASDRLSTPMMLLIGSIEGLVGYGVQWLVVSRKIQPLPYWQMCIFLCMGGNSTTWMNTAVLVTCIRNFRTNRGPVSGILKGYVGLSTAIFTDLCTALFADDPAIFLLMLAIIPLLVCLSAILFLREVPSSSTAAGEKEETKFFNLFNIVAVVLAVYLLTFDVTGSHSRILSQAFAVVLLFLLACPLSIPLYFMLQDFNRSGSKPSSDIEGLITETLLSQNSQPEMAAPASEEKVEPVVEIKRPRPSIGEDHTIIEAISTTDFWILFASFLCGVGTGLAVMNNMGQMGLALGYVDVSIFVSLTSIWGFFGRILSGSVSEYFIGKAGTPRPFWNAASQILMAVGYVVMAMALPGSLYIGSVVVGICYGVRLAVTVPIASELFGLKYYGLIYNILILNLPLGSFLFSGLLAGLLYDAHATRTAGGGTTCIGPHCYRLVFVVMALSCIIGFGLDVLLAIRTKNVYSKIRASKRSKKPAAPSNSR from the exons ATGGGCTTCCACCTATCTCCAGCGTCCTCCTCCAGAAAATGGCTGGGGTTTGTGACGGCCGTTTGGGTTCAGTCCATCTCCGGCAACAACTACACTTTTTCCAACTACTCAGATGCTCTCAAATCGTTAATGGCTCTCACCCAGTTGCAACTCAACAACCTCTCTGTTGCCAAGGATGTGGGCAAGGCGTTTGGCCTCCTCTCCGGTCTCGCCTCCGACCGGTTGTCCACTCCGATGATGCTTCTTATTGGGTCGATTGAAGGGCTTGTCGGGTATGGGGTTCAATGGCTGGTCGTCAGCCGGAAAATCCAGCCGCTTCCCTATTGGCAG ATGTGTATATTTCTATGCATGGGAGGCAACAGTACGACATGGATGAACACGGCGGTTCTGGTGACATGCATCCGAAACTTCCGGACGAATCGAGGTCCGGTCTCCGGAATATTGAAGGGTTACGTGGGTCTGAGCACCGCCATTTTCACTGACCTCTGCACTGCTCTCTTTGCCGACGACCCCGCCATCTTCCTCCTCATGCTCGCCATCATCCCCCTTCTTGTCTGCCTCTCCGCTATTCTCTTCCTCCGCGAGGTCCCTTCGTCGTCCACCGCAGCCGGCGAGAAGGAAGAGACCAAATTCTTCAACCTCTTCAACATCGTCGCCGTCGTCCTCGCCGTCTATCTCCTCACCTTCGACGTCACCGGCTCCCATAGCCGCATCCTCTCTCAGGCATTCGCCGTCGTCCTGCTCTTCCTCCTGGCTTGCCCTCTCTCAATCCCTCTCTATTTCATGCTACAGGATTTTAACCGGTCCGGTTCAAAACCCAGTTCCGACATCGAGGGTCTAATCACCGAAACCCTCCTGAGTCAAAACAGTCAGCCGGAAATGGCGGCTCCGGCATCGGAGGAAAAGGTGGAGCCTGTGGTGGAAATCAAACGACCCCGGCCGTCAATTGGGGAGGATCACACAATTATTGAAGCAATCAGCACCACTGATTTCTGGATACTCTTTGCATCCTTCCTCTGTGGAGTTGGCACTGGTTTGGCTGTTATGAATAACATGGGACAAATGGGTCTAGCTCTCGGCTACGTGGATGTCTCCATTTTCGTCTCCCTCACAAGCATTTGGGGATTTTTCGGCCGAATTTTATCCGGTTCAGTTTCAGAATACTTCATAGG AAAAGCTGGAACACCAAGACCTTTCTGGAATGCAGCTTCTCAGATTCTGATGGCAGTTGGGTATGTTGTGATGGCCATGGCTTTGCCTGGCTCACTATACATTGGTTCAGTCGTGGTAGGGATTTGCTATGGAGTTCGTCTCGCTGTCACAGTCCCCATTGCTTCTGAACTGTTTGGCCTGAAATATTATGGTCTCATCTACAACATTCTAATCCTCAACCTCCCCCTTGGCTCCTTCCTCTTCTCCGGCCTGCTTGCTGGCTTGTTGTATGACGCCCATGCTACCCGCACAGCAGGAGGTGGCACCACATGCATAGGCCCCCACTGTTACAGGCTGGTGTTCGTGGTAATGGCCTTATCATGCATTATCGGGTTTGGCTTAGACGTCCTACTGGCAATTAGAACAAAGAATGTTTACTCCAAGATTCGCGCGAGCAAGAGATCAAAGAAGCCAGCGGCCCCATCCAACAGCCGATAA